In one window of Macrotis lagotis isolate mMagLag1 chromosome 5, bilby.v1.9.chrom.fasta, whole genome shotgun sequence DNA:
- the LOC141489175 gene encoding uncharacterized protein LOC141489175: MADTCFSRPCMPAASAASVCSSDVSCGNNVYLPSSCMGSSWQLDDCPESCCEPTCCEPSCCPAPCCQPASCLTLVCRPVCCLSTSCQSTCGPSPCQATCTSSCSPACCQQSCCQSSECGSSCCQKSCCQVPSCAASPCVVQSCCCSPLCCQPSCCLALPVCCKPSCCVTTACCPDSSCCQPSCCPPASCISFLCQPMCGPTPCCVPLSCKPSCCTTTSSSSCCCAPSCPATTCCRPTSSVSLLCQPVCCKPACCTITCGQKSCC; this comes from the coding sequence ATGGCAGACACCTGCTTTTCCAGGCCCTGCATGCCCGCAGCCTCAGCCGCTTCAGTCTGCTCCAGTGATGTAAGCTGTGGCAACAACGTCTACTTGCCCAGTTCCTGCATGGGCTCGTCCTGGCAGCTGGACGACTGCCCAGAGAGCTGCTGTGAACCCACCTGCTGCGAGCCCTCCTGCTGCCCAGCCCCCTGCTGCCAGCCAGCCTCCTGCCTGACCCTCGTGTGCCGCCCAGTCTGCTGCCTGTCCACCTCCTGCCAATCAACCTGTGGACCCAGCCCCTGCCAGGCCACCTGCACCTCCTCCTGCTCCCCAGCCTGCTGCCAGCAGTCTTGCTGCCAGTCCTCTGAGTGTGGATCTTCCTGCTGCCAGAAGTCCTGCTGTCAAGTGCCCAGCTGTGCTGCCTCTCCCTGTGTGGTGCAGTCCTGTTGCTGCTCCCCACTCTGCTGCCAGCCCAGCTGCTGCCTGGCCCTGCCTGTGTGCTGCAAGCCCAGCTGCTGTGTGACCACAGCCTGTTGTCCAGACTCCAGCTGTTGCCAGCCCAGTTGCTGTCCCCCAGCCTCCTGCATCTCCTTCCTCTGCCAGCCCATGTGTGGTCCAACTCCCTGCTGTGTGCCCCTCTCCTGCAAACCCTCTTGCTGCACTACCACATCCTCCTCCTCTTGCTGCTGTGCTCCCTCTTGCCCAGCCACCACCTGTTGCCGCCCCACCTCCAGTGTGTCCCTCCTCTGCCAGCCCGTCTGCTGCAAACCCGCCTGCTGTACTATCACCTGTGGCCAAAAGTCTTGCTGTTGA
- the LOC141489176 gene encoding uncharacterized protein LOC141489176, translating to MAHTCFSRPCMPTASATSVCSSDVSCGSNVCLPSSCMGSSWQLDDCPESCCEPSCCGPSCCPAPCCQPASCLTLVCHPVCCPPTPCQQSCEPSPCQATCTSSCSPACCQQSCCQSSGCRSSCCQAPSCSASPCVGQSCCCAPLCCQPSCCLALPVCCKPSCCVTTACCPVSSCCQPSCCRPASCISLLCRPVCGPTPCCVPLSCKPSCCTTTSSSSCCRAPSCCPATACCRPTSSVSLLCRPVCCKPACCTTTCGQKSCC from the coding sequence ATGGCACACACCTGCTTTTCCAGGCCCTGCATGCCCACAGCCTCAGCCACCTCGGTCTGCTCCAGTGATGTGAGCTGTGGCAGCAATGTCTGCTTGCCCAGTTCCTGCATGGGCTCGTCCTGGCAGCTGGACGACTGCCCAGAGAGCTGCTGTGAACCGAGCTGCTGTGGGCCCTCCTGCTGCCCGGCCCCCTGCTGCCAGCCAGCCTCCTGCCTGACCCTTGTGTGCCACCCAGTCTGCTGCCCGCCTACCCCTTGCCAGCAATCCTGTGAACCCAGCCCTTGCCAGGCCACCTGCACCTCCTCCTGCTCCCCAGCCTGCTGCCAGCAGTCTTGCTGCCAGTCCTCTGGCTGTAGATCTTCCTGCTGCCAAGCCCCCAGCTGTTCTGCCTCTCCCTGTGTGGGACAGTCCTGCTGCTGTGCCCCACTCTGCTGCCAGCCCAGCTGCTGCCTGGCCCTGCCCGTGTGCTGCAAGCCCAGCTGCTGTGTGACCACAGCCTGTTGTCCAGTCTCCAGCTGCTGCCAGCCCAGTTGCTGCCGCCCAGCCTCCTGCATCTCCCTCCTCTGTCGACCCGTGTGTGGTCCAACCCCCTGCTGTGTGCCCCTCTCCTGCAAACCCTCTTGCTGCACCACCACGTCCTCCTCCTCTTGCTGCCGTGCCCCCTCCTGCTGTCCAGCCACCGCCTGCTGCCGCCCCACCTCCAGTGTGTCCCTCCTCTGCCGGCCCGTCTGCTGCAAACCCGCCTGCTGCACTACCACCTGTGGTCAGAAGTCTTGCTGTTGA
- the LOC141489179 gene encoding uncharacterized protein LOC141489179 codes for MADTCFSRPCMPTASATSVCSSDVSCGSNVCLPSSCTGSSWQLDDCPESCCEPGCCEPSCCQPASCLTLVYRPVCCLPTSCQPVCGPSPCQATCTDSCSPDCCQQSCCQSSGCGSSCCQAPSCAASPCVVQSCCCSPLCCQPSCCLTLPVCCKPSCCVTTVCCPASSCCQSNCCQPSCCPPASCITLLCRPICGPTPCCVPLSCKPSCCTTTSSSSCCCALSCCPATTCCRPTSSVSLLCRPVCCKPACCTTTCGQKS; via the coding sequence ATGGCAGACACCTGCTTTTCCAGACCCTGCATGCCCACAGCCTCGGCCACCTCAGTCTGCTCCAGTGACGTGAGCTGTGGCAGCAATGTCTGCTTGCCCAGTTCCTGCACGGGCTCGTCCTGGCAGCTGGACGACTGCCCAGAGAGCTGCTGTGAACCCGGCTGCTGTGAGCCTTCCTGCTGCCAGCCAGCCTCCTGCTTGACCCTCGTGTACCGTCCGGTCTGCTGCCTGCCCACCTCCTGCCAGCCAGTCTGTGGACCCAGCCCCTGCCAGGCCACCTGCACCGACTCCTGTTCACCAGACTGCTGCCAGCAGTCTTGCTGCCAATCCTCTGGCTGCGGGTCTTCCTGCTGCCAAGCCCCCAGCTGTGCTGCCTCTCCCTGTGTGGTTCAGTCCTGCTGCTGCTCCCCACTCTGCTGCCAGCCCAGCTGCTGCCTGACCCTGCCCGTGTGCTGCAAGCCCAGCTGCTGTGTGACCACAGTCTGTTGTCCGGCCTCCAGCTGTTGCCAGTCCAACTGCTGCCAGCCCAGTTGCTGCCCCCCGGCTTCCTGCATCACCCTCCTCTGTCGGCCCATATGTGGTCCAACCCCCTGCTGTGTGCCCCTCTCCTGCAAACCCTCTTGCTGCACCACCACGTCCTCCTCTTCTTGCTGCTGCGCCCTGTCCTGCTGTCCGGCTACCACCTGCTGCCGCCCCACCTCCAGCGTGTCCCTCCTCTGCCGGCCCGTCTGCTGCAAACCTGCCTGCTGCACTACCACCTGTGGTCAGAAGTCTTGA